From the genome of Streptomyces sp. NBC_00659, one region includes:
- a CDS encoding GlxA family transcriptional regulator — protein MLNNVAAVLLDGVHPFELGVVCEVFGLDRSDEGLPVYEFAVVSAEGPTLGTHVPGFTVSTPYGLDRLEEADLVVVPAGDTYAVRGYPPELLAALRRVVDRGARVLSVCSGVFALGAAGLLDGRRCAVHWQHVDELARQYPRAIVEPDVLYVDEDPVITSAGTAAGIDACLHIVRKEQGPEVANTIARRMVVPPHRDGGQAQYIERPLPRSQYDTVGEVLVWMQRHLDEETTVEQLAARAHMAPRTFARRFQQETGTTPYRWILRQRVLLAQELLEATDETMDAIAGRAGFGNAAALRHQFVRSLGTTPQAYRRTFRGPRAA, from the coding sequence ATGCTGAACAACGTGGCGGCCGTCCTGCTCGACGGCGTGCATCCCTTCGAACTCGGCGTCGTCTGCGAGGTGTTCGGCCTCGACCGCAGCGACGAGGGCTTGCCCGTCTACGAGTTCGCGGTCGTGTCCGCCGAAGGGCCGACACTCGGCACCCACGTCCCCGGGTTCACGGTCTCCACTCCGTACGGTCTCGACCGGCTCGAAGAGGCCGACCTGGTGGTCGTGCCCGCCGGGGACACCTACGCCGTACGCGGCTATCCGCCCGAACTGCTCGCGGCGCTGCGCCGTGTGGTGGACCGCGGGGCCCGGGTGCTCAGCGTCTGCTCCGGGGTCTTCGCGCTCGGCGCGGCCGGGCTCCTGGACGGCAGGCGCTGCGCCGTGCACTGGCAGCACGTCGACGAGCTGGCCCGGCAGTACCCGCGGGCGATCGTCGAACCCGACGTCCTGTACGTGGACGAGGACCCGGTGATCACCTCGGCCGGCACCGCGGCCGGCATCGATGCCTGTCTGCACATCGTCCGCAAGGAGCAGGGCCCCGAGGTGGCCAACACCATCGCCCGCCGGATGGTGGTGCCTCCGCACCGCGACGGCGGGCAGGCCCAGTACATCGAGCGGCCCCTGCCCCGTTCGCAGTACGACACGGTCGGCGAGGTGCTGGTGTGGATGCAGCGGCACCTCGACGAGGAGACGACCGTCGAACAGCTCGCAGCCCGCGCCCATATGGCGCCGCGCACCTTCGCGCGCCGCTTCCAGCAGGAGACCGGGACCACGCCCTACCGCTGGATCCTGCGTCAACGGGTGCTGTTGGCACAGGAGCTGCTGGAAGCCACGGACGAGACGATGGACGCGATCGCGGGCCGCGCAGGCTTCGGCAACGCGGCGGCGCTGCGCCATCAGTTCGTACGGAGCCTGGGGACGACCCCGCAGGCTTACCGGCGCACGTTCAGGGGCCCGAGGGCGGCCTGA
- a CDS encoding ribonucleotide-diphosphate reductase subunit beta, with the protein MSDTTTEKAASEKNLLDPGFELTLRPMRYPDFYERYRDAIKNTWTVEEVDLHSDVADLAKLTPGEQHMIGRLVAFFATGDSIVSNNLVLTLYKHINSPEARLYLSRQLFEEAVHVQFYLTLLDTYLPDPEDRTAAFAAVESIPSIREKAQFCFKWMDSVEKLDRLESKADRRRFLLNLICFAACIEGLFFYGAFAYVYWFRSRGLLHGLATGTNWVFRDETMHMSFAFEVVDTVRKEEPELFDDRLQEQVTDMLREAVEAELQFGRDLCGEGLPGMNTDSMRQYLECVADQRLQRLGFAPVYGSENPFSFMELQGVQELTNFFERRPSAYQVAVEGTVDFDEDF; encoded by the coding sequence ATGAGCGACACCACCACCGAGAAGGCCGCGTCCGAGAAAAACCTGCTCGACCCGGGCTTCGAACTGACCCTGCGTCCCATGCGCTACCCGGACTTCTACGAGCGCTACCGGGACGCGATCAAGAACACCTGGACCGTCGAGGAGGTCGACCTCCACTCGGACGTCGCCGACCTCGCGAAGCTGACGCCGGGTGAGCAGCACATGATCGGCCGGCTGGTCGCGTTCTTCGCGACGGGCGACTCGATCGTGTCGAACAACCTCGTGCTGACGCTGTACAAGCACATCAACTCCCCCGAGGCGCGGCTCTACCTGAGCCGGCAGCTCTTCGAGGAGGCCGTGCACGTCCAGTTCTATCTGACGCTGCTCGACACCTACCTGCCCGACCCCGAGGACCGCACCGCGGCCTTCGCGGCCGTCGAGAGCATCCCCTCCATCCGCGAGAAGGCGCAGTTCTGCTTCAAGTGGATGGACTCGGTGGAGAAGCTGGACCGGCTGGAGAGCAAGGCCGACCGCCGCCGCTTCCTGCTGAACCTGATCTGCTTCGCCGCGTGCATCGAGGGACTCTTCTTCTACGGGGCCTTCGCGTACGTCTACTGGTTCCGCAGCCGGGGTCTGCTGCACGGTCTGGCGACGGGCACCAACTGGGTGTTCCGTGACGAGACGATGCACATGAGCTTCGCCTTCGAGGTCGTCGACACCGTCCGCAAGGAGGAGCCGGAGCTCTTCGACGACCGGCTCCAGGAGCAGGTGACCGACATGCTGCGCGAGGCCGTCGAGGCGGAGCTGCAGTTCGGCCGCGACCTGTGCGGCGAGGGTCTGCCGGGCATGAACACCGACTCGATGCGGCAGTACCTGGAGTGCGTGGCGGACCAGCGCCTTCAGCGGCTGGGCTTCGCGCCGGTGTACGGCTCGGAGAACCCGTTCTCCTTCATGGAGCTCCAGGGTGTCCAGGAGCTGACGAACTTCTTCGAGCGCCGGCCGTCCGCGTACCAGGTCGCGGTGGAGGGCACCGTCGACTTCGACGAGGACTTCTGA